The window GTGGGCAACCGAAGTGGTTTTCGCGATTTCTCACTTCACTCGCGACTATGGCCTGGTGTTGCTGACCAGCGTCATCTTGGTTTTCCTGGCCGTGCAGTTGATTCGCTATCGCTCTCGCCGGATCGGTCAACACCCGCCGTGGGTTCGACTGGGTCGTCGCCTATTCACACCCGCCAGATTGGTTTGGGCATCGTGGGCGGAGCATGTTGCGATGTTGCTGGACGTCGGCTTAACGCGCCGAGAGGCCTACCAGATCGCTGGTGAGAGCAGTTCATCCGGATGGATGTCGAATCTCAGCGCAGGATGCGTTCAATCAATCGACGACGGTCGAACACCTTTAACAGGACCGACACACTTCCACGGCAAACCGTGCCATCTGATGGTGCACGCCGTGCAAACCGAACCGGTTCAACAGCAATCCGACTGCATGCGAGATGTCGCCGCCATCTATCGCGATCGCGAACGACACCGACGCCGCGACGTTTTGATATGGGTATCGCCAATGATCGTCTGCATGCTGGGGATGACCATTGGCTGGGTGATGGTCGCGCTCTTCATGCCCCTCGTGCAACTCATCAGTGGATTGACATGAGCACAGCATCCACACAACCGCAGAACAACACACCCGACGGCTTGCTGGCTCTTTCATCGATCCCGCAACGAGCCCTCGTGCGAACGTTGCTTGTCGCCCATCAAGACCGCGCGAATCCGGCCAAGTGGGTGCATCTTCTCGCGGCCGAATTTGGCGGCCCCGTTGGAATGCGAATGAACCATTTGGCGATGCTCCTGAAAGCAGGCACGCCCGTCGCGGATGCACTCGAACAAACACCAGGCATCTTGGCTCCTTCCGGCTTGATGGCCATTCGCTTGGCAAGCGAAACAGGAACCCTGAGTGAAACCTATGAAGCCTTGATCTCCGACCAGGGACTGGAATCGGAATCAACCGACTCCAGTTGGCGGAACCCGCGATCGGAGTTCACCCGTGTGCTGTTCGGATTCATTGTCGCTTGGTTCATCCTGTCATTCATGATGATTTTCATCATGCCGACGTTCGAAAAGATGTTCGAAGAGTTT of the Rhodopirellula baltica SH 1 genome contains:
- a CDS encoding type II secretion system F family protein; this encodes MNDTPDEEVTPELVAPGTPGLQHVRKQMEQLLSRRSMIALQLHQAAQQSVGHVAQQMELMSRWFDQPVTADDVLHHPEALAICQPMLAAPQDNHSAEVADEKTRLEDAVRRWESTLSGRPTRNRLWIILVYPLVLAFASIAILMIICVLLVPAFEEMMDEFGLELPWATEVVFAISHFTRDYGLVLLTSVILVFLAVQLIRYRSRRIGQHPPWVRLGRRLFTPARLVWASWAEHVAMLLDVGLTRREAYQIAGESSSSGWMSNLSAGCVQSIDDGRTPLTGPTHFHGKPCHLMVHAVQTEPVQQQSDCMRDVAAIYRDRERHRRRDVLIWVSPMIVCMLGMTIGWVMVALFMPLVQLISGLT